Sequence from the Cyanobacteriota bacterium genome:
GCTCAGCTACAGGGCATGGTCTCACTCTCCACGAGCCAATCAGAGCCGAGGTTGTGGAATCTGTCTTTCATCCCCACGTCAAAGCATGGGCTTGTTCTGGTACCCCTGCTGATTGTGTCAAGCTCGCCTTGGGCGCGTTGTTGGAAGAGCCTCCTGATTTGGTGCTGTCTGGCATTAACCACGGGGCTAATTTAGGAACAGATGTACTATATTCTGGCACTGTCTCAGCCGCTATGGAAGGAACGATCGAGGGTATTTCTAGTATTGCCTTTAGTCTCACCAGTTACACAGCTAAGGATTTTCAACCTGCTGCGTGCATTGCCTGCTCGATCGTTACCCACCTGGGCCAACAATTACCCACCCGCCCACTATTGCTCAATGTCAACATTCCCCCCGTTCCCCTTCAGGAAATTCAAGATATCATCGTCACTCGTCAAGGCATTCGTCGCTATATTGATCTGTTTCAAAAGCGCCTTGATCCCAGAGGGAAAACCTATTACTGGTTAGCAGGCGAAGTGTTAGAAGATCTGACGAATGAACCTACCGACATCCTAAATCCTTATCCTACTGATGTGGAAGCCATTCGCAAGCGATGTGTAACAATCACCCCATTGCACTACAACCTAACGAGCTTTCAAGATATGGATATTATCCAGTCCTACCGGGCTGACTTTAGGGCAGGATACATTGAACAAAACCCAGCAGACTAGTCTCTAGTGGACTAGATATCTAGTGAACTAATAAGCTCCTTGAGACAGCTTCTTGGGTCTTCTTAGAGTAGAGTTGACCTTCTAACTATCCTGAATGGTTTAATTCTGGGTGAAAAATAATCTATGTTTACGTGCTCTGCCAAAACCATTCACCCCTGAGGGGATTTACCCCTGATGTCACGATCGCGATCGTAAAAACAAACTAAGCATTAGAACTGTAACTGCCCATCATAATCTAAGCTCTATAATCCTAGAAACCAATATCAGTCTAACCAGCCTTACACTTGTGCAATCCACATCCAGACGAGCTACTAACCTGTGCTCTTCAACGATATTGTCCAACCAATTGTTAACCAATTGTTTTCTCTGAACTATAGTTAAATATAGTTAATAGTATTGAGTAATGATTAATGCTTAGCTGTTCAGTGTAGTTAATTAACCCCTTGCAGATTCCCCAATAGCAAACTAAGTTAGTAATATGTCCTATCACGCTTTGGCACAGTTAGCATCCCTATTGTAGTGAACACAGCTTGAAAACTTCTATTTCTGGGCACAGCCAACTGGAACCTTACAACCTTGGAATGTGATTCATGTCTGTTGAGCAACATCAATTCACGATTAATTTTTGGGGAGTCAGAGGTAGTATTCCCTGCCCTGGGCCAGAGACCGTACGTTACGGGGGTAATACGCCCTGCGTTGAGATGTTAGTTGGTGGACAGCGACTAATTTTTGACGGTGGCACG
This genomic interval carries:
- the surE gene encoding 5'/3'-nucleotidase SurE, which codes for MRLLISNDDGIFAHGIRALANRMAEAGHRVTVVCPDRERSATGHGLTLHEPIRAEVVESVFHPHVKAWACSGTPADCVKLALGALLEEPPDLVLSGINHGANLGTDVLYSGTVSAAMEGTIEGISSIAFSLTSYTAKDFQPAACIACSIVTHLGQQLPTRPLLLNVNIPPVPLQEIQDIIVTRQGIRRYIDLFQKRLDPRGKTYYWLAGEVLEDLTNEPTDILNPYPTDVEAIRKRCVTITPLHYNLTSFQDMDIIQSYRADFRAGYIEQNPAD